One Burkholderia sp. PAMC 26561 genomic window carries:
- a CDS encoding YchJ family protein, with protein MTQPVECPCGGASPEAAVKRLPKYTQCCGRFIEDDEVPANAMELMRSRYTAYVIGNTEYLRATWSDATCPPDLEASADSATRWLGLQIKRHTPIDTTHAEVEFVARYKVGGRAHRLHETSRFERDNAGRWRYIDGALRD; from the coding sequence GTGACCCAGCCTGTCGAATGTCCTTGCGGTGGGGCATCGCCGGAAGCGGCCGTTAAGCGTTTACCGAAGTACACGCAATGTTGCGGACGCTTCATAGAAGACGATGAAGTGCCGGCGAACGCCATGGAACTGATGCGTTCGCGCTACACCGCGTACGTAATTGGCAACACCGAATATCTGCGTGCGACCTGGAGCGATGCGACCTGCCCGCCCGATCTCGAAGCATCGGCCGATTCCGCCACTCGCTGGCTCGGGCTGCAGATCAAGCGCCATACGCCCATAGACACCACTCACGCCGAGGTCGAGTTCGTCGCCCGTTACAAGGTGGGCGGGCGTGCGCATCGTCTGCACGAGACCAGCCGCTTTGAACGCGATAACGCCGGCCGCTGGCGTTATATCGATGGCGCCCTTCGCGATTAG
- a CDS encoding glutathione S-transferase family protein, with translation MYQVHGVASSGNCYKVRLALEQLNLPYVWNEVDMMNGATRTDSFRQMNPNGKVPVLQIDETTCLFESDAILYYLAEGTPLLPTDRLARARVLQWMFFEQYSHEPNVAVARFILQFTKSPDDPRLPEKTAGSYRALDVMETHLATRTYFVDEQYSIADIALYAYTHVADEANLDLGRYPAIRAWLARVKAQPGHIEMPGVDA, from the coding sequence ATGTATCAAGTGCATGGCGTGGCGTCATCGGGGAATTGCTACAAGGTTCGACTCGCGCTCGAACAACTGAACCTCCCCTATGTCTGGAACGAAGTGGACATGATGAACGGCGCCACCCGCACCGATTCGTTTCGGCAGATGAACCCGAACGGCAAGGTGCCGGTCCTGCAGATCGATGAAACCACGTGCCTGTTCGAATCGGACGCCATCCTCTATTACCTTGCCGAAGGCACGCCGCTTTTGCCCACGGATCGCCTCGCCCGGGCGCGCGTGCTGCAATGGATGTTCTTCGAGCAGTACAGCCACGAGCCGAACGTCGCAGTCGCGCGCTTCATTCTCCAGTTCACGAAAAGCCCCGACGATCCGCGTTTGCCCGAGAAGACCGCAGGTTCATACCGGGCGCTGGACGTGATGGAAACGCATCTCGCGACGCGCACGTATTTCGTCGATGAGCAGTACAGCATCGCGGACATTGCGCTCTACGCATACACCCATGTCGCCGATGAAGCCAACCTCGACCTCGGCCGATACCCTGCCATTCGCGCGTGGCTTGCGCGCGTGAAAGCGCAGCCGGGTCATATCGAGATGCCGGGCGTCGACGCGTGA
- a CDS encoding SDR family oxidoreductase codes for MKTVLIVGASRGLGHEFARQYCRDGWRVLATARDAASLSGLEAMGAKTFSLDTTRPEDIAALGWQLDGEKLDAAIIVSGVYGPRTEHVETILAEDFDEVMRTNVRGPMQLLPILLPLTDAAHGVLAVVSSKMGSIAEMNATAGWLYRASKAALNAALKAASLQARGATCVSLHPGWVRTDMGGSSAAIDPAHSVTGMRAVIAAAAADHKTFNGSFIQYDGTQIKW; via the coding sequence ATGAAAACGGTATTGATCGTGGGTGCATCGCGCGGACTCGGCCATGAGTTTGCGCGCCAGTATTGCCGCGATGGCTGGCGGGTGCTCGCCACGGCGCGCGATGCGGCATCGTTAAGCGGTCTCGAAGCCATGGGCGCCAAGACCTTCTCGCTCGATACAACCAGACCCGAGGACATCGCCGCGCTCGGCTGGCAACTCGATGGCGAGAAGCTGGATGCGGCGATCATCGTGTCGGGGGTTTATGGTCCGCGCACGGAGCACGTGGAAACCATCCTCGCGGAAGATTTCGATGAAGTCATGCGCACGAACGTCCGTGGTCCCATGCAATTGCTTCCCATCCTCTTGCCGCTGACGGACGCCGCGCACGGCGTGCTTGCCGTCGTATCGAGCAAGATGGGCAGCATTGCGGAGATGAACGCTACGGCGGGGTGGTTGTACAGGGCGAGCAAGGCAGCGCTGAATGCGGCGCTCAAGGCGGCGTCGCTGCAGGCGCGCGGCGCGACGTGCGTTTCACTGCACCCGGGCTGGGTCCGAACGGATATGGGCGGTTCGTCGGCGGCGATCGATCCTGCGCACAGCGTAACCGGCATGCGCGCGGTGATCGCGGCGGCCGCTGCGGATCACAAAACGTTCAACGGCAGTTTCATCCAGTACGACGGCACGCAAATCAAATGGTAA
- a CDS encoding acetyl-CoA C-acetyltransferase, with the protein MNDFVADPVVIVSAARTPMAAFQGDFASVTAPQLGSVAIRAAVERAGLKPEQIEEAVMGCVLPAGLGQAPARQAALGAGLPLSTGSTTVNKMCGSGMRAAMFAHDMLLAGSHDVIVAGGMESMTNAPYLLPKARGGMRMGHGQVLDHMFLDGLEDAYEKGRLMGTFAEQCAGSYKFTREAQDAFAIESLKRAKRANEDGSFDWEIAPVTVSGRKGETVIDHDEQPAKANIEKISTLKPAFAKDGTVTAANASSISDGAAALVMMRESTARRLGVTPLARVVGHSTFAQEPALFTTAPVGAIRKLFEKNGWRASDVDLYEINEAFAVVAMAAMREHDLPHDKVNVNGGACALGHPIGASGARILVTLIGALRQRGLKRGVASLCIGGGEATAMGIELI; encoded by the coding sequence ATGAATGATTTCGTCGCTGATCCTGTTGTAATCGTCTCGGCTGCGCGCACGCCGATGGCCGCCTTCCAGGGCGACTTCGCAAGCGTAACAGCGCCGCAACTAGGCTCGGTCGCGATCCGCGCAGCCGTTGAACGTGCAGGGCTGAAACCCGAGCAGATCGAGGAAGCCGTGATGGGCTGCGTGCTGCCCGCGGGTCTCGGACAAGCGCCCGCGCGCCAAGCTGCGCTCGGCGCGGGTTTGCCGTTATCGACCGGAAGTACGACCGTCAACAAGATGTGCGGCTCGGGCATGCGCGCGGCCATGTTCGCGCACGACATGCTGCTCGCCGGTTCCCACGATGTAATCGTCGCAGGCGGCATGGAAAGCATGACCAATGCCCCGTACCTGTTGCCGAAAGCGCGCGGCGGCATGCGCATGGGTCACGGCCAGGTGCTCGATCACATGTTCCTCGATGGCCTCGAAGACGCGTACGAAAAAGGCCGGCTGATGGGCACGTTTGCCGAGCAATGCGCGGGTTCGTACAAGTTCACGCGGGAGGCGCAGGACGCATTTGCCATCGAATCGCTCAAGCGCGCCAAGCGCGCGAACGAAGACGGTTCGTTCGACTGGGAAATTGCGCCGGTGACGGTATCGGGCCGCAAGGGCGAAACGGTTATCGATCACGATGAACAGCCGGCAAAGGCGAACATCGAAAAGATTTCGACGCTCAAACCCGCTTTCGCGAAGGACGGCACCGTGACGGCGGCGAATGCATCGTCCATTTCCGATGGCGCCGCCGCGCTCGTGATGATGCGCGAATCGACCGCCAGGCGGCTCGGCGTGACGCCGCTCGCACGCGTGGTCGGCCACAGCACGTTCGCGCAGGAACCGGCGTTGTTCACCACGGCGCCCGTCGGCGCGATCCGCAAGCTGTTCGAGAAAAACGGCTGGCGCGCGAGCGATGTCGACCTGTACGAGATCAACGAGGCGTTCGCCGTCGTCGCGATGGCCGCCATGCGCGAACATGATCTTCCCCACGACAAAGTCAACGTCAACGGCGGCGCATGCGCGTTGGGACATCCTATCGGCGCATCGGGCGCGCGAATCCTCGTCACGCTGATCGGCGCATTGCGTCAGCGCGGCCTGAAGCGCGGTGTGGCGAGCTTGTGCATCGGCGGCGGAGAGGCGACGGCAATGGGCATCGAATTGATCTGA
- the can gene encoding carbonate dehydratase: MSNIDNTENPDSNPLSHLFNNNLQWVERKLSEDAEYFSRLAHQQAPEYLWIGCSDSRVPANQIIGLPPGEVFVHRNIANVVVHSDLNCLSVIQFAVDLLKVKHIMVVGHYGCSGVGAALVGTRVGLADNWLRHVQDVRDKHASLLEEWPMGIARNRRLVELNTIEQTVNVCHTTILRDAWARGQEITVHGWTYGVHDGRVRNMGMMISGPDEVEPTYQHCIAALARGGAHSAENDVLASDAARLGDVPAIVEGVIKELKHE; the protein is encoded by the coding sequence ATGTCAAACATCGACAACACTGAAAATCCAGACAGCAACCCGCTCTCGCATTTGTTCAACAACAACCTGCAATGGGTCGAGCGCAAACTCTCCGAAGATGCCGAGTATTTCTCTCGCCTCGCGCATCAGCAAGCGCCCGAATATTTGTGGATCGGCTGCTCCGATTCGCGCGTACCGGCGAACCAGATCATCGGCTTGCCGCCGGGTGAAGTGTTCGTGCACAGGAACATCGCGAACGTGGTGGTGCACTCGGACCTCAATTGTTTGTCGGTGATCCAGTTTGCCGTTGATCTGCTGAAGGTGAAGCACATCATGGTCGTCGGCCACTACGGTTGTTCCGGCGTGGGTGCGGCGCTCGTTGGAACGCGTGTCGGTCTTGCGGACAACTGGCTGCGTCACGTACAGGACGTACGCGACAAACACGCCTCGCTGCTCGAAGAATGGCCAATGGGCATCGCCAGGAATCGCCGGCTTGTGGAGCTGAACACGATCGAACAAACGGTCAACGTGTGCCACACGACCATCCTGCGCGATGCATGGGCGCGTGGTCAGGAAATCACCGTGCACGGCTGGACCTACGGCGTTCACGACGGCCGCGTGCGCAACATGGGCATGATGATCAGCGGGCCGGACGAGGTCGAGCCGACCTATCAGCATTGCATCGCGGCGCTGGCTCGCGGCGGTGCGCATTCAGCGGAAAACGATGTACTTGCCTCGGATGCCGCCCGTCTCGGCGATGTCCCCGCCATTGTGGAAGGTGTGATCAAGGAGCTGAAGCATGAATGA